In Priestia megaterium NBRC 15308 = ATCC 14581, the following proteins share a genomic window:
- a CDS encoding STAS domain-containing protein, whose amino-acid sequence MIAVAGMERGIVLNKNEALRMFFLKHADQLTEEWYESIEDNDPESVYASTHPEVISVLKDQNNEFHLYIADVFIKSEKEFFDSFETWILKIAEDGEHVRTPIHYIIREFFRVRKQYLTYLNQFVEEYEQDITQEELDEWNELIVRVFDITVYKFVEEHHQHAKRLLEAHKELINELSSPVIPLSDHIAILPLVGDIDTARARRILENTLTRCAEQQVNHLYIDISGVVIVDTMVAHQIFQLIDALKLIGVESTISGVRPEIAITASHLGLSFENISTKSTLANAMASRMRK is encoded by the coding sequence ATGATAGCAGTAGCTGGTATGGAAAGGGGAATCGTTTTGAATAAAAATGAAGCACTTCGAATGTTTTTTTTAAAACATGCGGATCAACTGACGGAAGAATGGTATGAAAGCATTGAAGACAATGACCCAGAATCAGTTTATGCATCTACTCATCCGGAAGTCATTTCAGTATTAAAAGATCAAAATAATGAATTCCATTTATACATAGCCGATGTATTTATAAAAAGTGAAAAAGAATTTTTTGATTCATTTGAAACGTGGATTTTAAAGATTGCGGAAGACGGAGAGCATGTAAGAACGCCTATTCATTATATTATTCGAGAATTTTTCCGAGTTAGAAAACAGTATTTAACGTATTTAAATCAATTTGTAGAAGAGTACGAGCAAGATATTACGCAAGAAGAACTAGACGAATGGAACGAATTGATTGTACGCGTGTTTGATATCACCGTTTATAAATTTGTAGAAGAGCACCATCAGCATGCAAAGAGGTTACTTGAAGCACACAAAGAGCTGATCAATGAGCTGAGCTCGCCAGTTATTCCATTAAGCGATCATATTGCGATTCTTCCGCTTGTTGGGGATATCGACACAGCAAGAGCGCGCCGAATTTTAGAAAATACGTTAACTCGCTGCGCTGAACAGCAAGTGAATCACCTTTATATTGATATTTCAGGAGTAGTTATTGTTGATACGATGGTTGCTCATCAGATTTTCCAGCTGATTGATGCATTAAAATTAATAGGTGTAGAATCAACTATTTCTGGGGTACGTCCTGAAATCGCGATTACCGCTTCTCATTTAGGTTTATCGTTTGAAAATATATCAACAAAATCAACCCTTGCTAACGCGATGGCTTCACGTATGAGGAAATAA
- the corA gene encoding magnesium/cobalt transporter CorA produces MIRTLALTNDDILVKHIQLGQIHDPSIQYYWIDFNCPSEEEALLLQSSFHFHPLAIEDCFHFLQRPKLDYYEGYSFFVLHSLNRQTLEAEEVDLFIGGNYMVTFHFHPSAAIDKVWEKLLHTPSIQEKGISYLAYSVMDKVVDEYFPTVYQIEDELNDIENIDAKKSISVLMEDVFKLRSDLLKIRRTILPMRDLLYRVINSERLDVHPEQKRYFKDVYDHLLKLADMIESNREMTSDMRDNYLSLNSNRMNSIMMTLTVISSIFIPLTFIVGVYGMNFENMPELKWHYGYFFVLGFMGLITLGLILWFKRKGWFNTDKE; encoded by the coding sequence ATGATACGAACGTTAGCTCTTACGAACGATGACATACTTGTGAAGCATATACAATTAGGTCAGATTCACGATCCCTCTATTCAGTACTATTGGATTGACTTTAACTGCCCTTCTGAAGAAGAAGCGCTGCTGCTTCAATCATCCTTTCACTTTCATCCGTTAGCGATTGAAGATTGCTTTCATTTTCTGCAGCGCCCAAAACTCGATTATTATGAAGGATACAGTTTTTTTGTCCTTCATTCATTAAATCGTCAAACGTTAGAAGCTGAAGAAGTTGACCTTTTTATCGGCGGAAATTATATGGTTACTTTTCATTTTCACCCGTCAGCTGCAATTGATAAAGTATGGGAAAAGCTGCTTCATACACCTTCGATTCAAGAAAAAGGGATAAGCTATCTTGCGTATTCTGTGATGGATAAAGTGGTAGATGAATATTTCCCCACTGTATATCAGATTGAAGATGAGCTGAATGATATAGAAAACATAGATGCAAAAAAATCCATCTCTGTTTTAATGGAAGATGTATTCAAACTTCGAAGTGATTTGCTAAAAATCAGAAGAACCATTTTGCCCATGCGCGACTTATTGTACCGTGTTATAAATTCTGAACGCCTAGATGTTCATCCGGAACAAAAAAGGTATTTTAAAGATGTCTATGACCACTTATTAAAATTAGCCGATATGATTGAATCAAATCGGGAAATGACGTCTGATATGCGCGATAATTATCTTTCTCTTAATTCAAACCGGATGAATTCAATCATGATGACACTGACTGTTATTTCATCTATCTTTATTCCCCTTACCTTTATCGTTGGCGTATACGGAATGAATTTTGAAAATATGCCTGAGCTAAAGTGGCACTATGGCTATTTCTTTGTGCTTGGCTTCATGGGACTGATAACGCTGGGGTTAATTTTATGGTTCAAGCGAAAAGGCTGGTTTAATACTGATAAAGAGTAG
- a CDS encoding polyamine aminopropyltransferase, which produces MDIKGKHLLMDAFECDEGILNDPSLLRRILVEAALDAEMEVLHCYFHQFTPQGITGILVLATSHLSIHTWPEENYASLDFYTCGDKKIIEIGYALLKQLASKKAVVYSISRGIQYAETPTKNRQHAENTRLLNRGDDSDHVSLKQLLSGQHDILFHQKNRIQDIQLIKASDIRMYLDEQLQFSSLDEHAYHEALVHPIFAASLRPHRILILGGGDGLALREVLKYKEVKEIDLVEIDADVVNAAMNVEELKKLNQRSFEDSRVTVHIQDAVDYLSLNSACYDIIIIDFPDPTNKKISALYTKEFYALLHRSLSRSGLVVCQSNSPRDTPIVFWSINKTMKASQFYTLSYHTIIPSFGDWGFHIGSKTPLSAPILSTDVSSTTLPSDFTKLMRFSPHSLSKKQFAVVNSAEHLVLHKIFKKEGLYL; this is translated from the coding sequence GTGGATATTAAAGGCAAACACTTGCTAATGGATGCGTTCGAATGCGATGAAGGGATATTAAACGACCCCTCACTCTTAAGGAGAATTCTTGTTGAAGCTGCACTAGATGCAGAGATGGAAGTTTTGCACTGTTATTTTCACCAGTTTACGCCCCAAGGCATTACAGGCATTCTCGTATTAGCTACCTCTCACTTGTCTATTCATACGTGGCCGGAGGAAAACTACGCTTCATTAGATTTTTATACGTGCGGAGACAAAAAAATAATTGAAATTGGTTATGCGTTGCTGAAGCAATTAGCTTCAAAAAAAGCTGTTGTGTATTCGATTTCTCGCGGAATTCAATACGCCGAAACTCCAACAAAAAATCGTCAGCATGCTGAAAACACTCGTCTTCTCAATCGTGGAGATGACTCAGATCACGTTAGTCTAAAGCAACTCTTATCAGGCCAGCATGACATTTTGTTTCATCAAAAAAACCGTATTCAAGATATTCAGCTGATTAAAGCATCGGATATTCGAATGTATTTGGATGAACAGCTGCAATTTAGTTCATTGGATGAACATGCGTACCATGAAGCTCTTGTACACCCTATCTTTGCAGCTTCCTTACGTCCTCACCGCATTCTTATTCTAGGCGGTGGAGATGGTTTAGCTTTACGAGAAGTCCTTAAATATAAAGAAGTTAAAGAAATAGACCTTGTGGAAATAGATGCTGACGTTGTAAATGCTGCGATGAATGTAGAAGAATTAAAGAAGTTAAATCAACGCTCATTTGAAGATTCTCGTGTCACCGTTCATATTCAAGATGCTGTTGACTACCTCTCTTTGAATTCAGCGTGTTATGACATCATCATTATTGACTTTCCTGATCCTACTAACAAAAAAATAAGTGCTCTTTATACAAAAGAATTTTACGCACTTCTCCATCGTTCACTATCGCGCAGCGGCTTGGTCGTATGTCAGTCAAATTCTCCTAGAGACACACCTATCGTTTTTTGGAGCATTAATAAGACGATGAAAGCTTCTCAGTTTTATACGTTGAGCTACCACACCATTATTCCTTCTTTTGGAGATTGGGGTTTTCACATCGGCTCGAAAACACCTTTGTCTGCCCCTATACTCTCTACTGATGTTTCATCTACTACGCTGCCGTCAGACTTTACTAAGTTAATGCGTTTTTCTCCCCATTCTCTTTCCAAAAAACAGTTTGCAGTTGTGAACTCTGCTGAGCACTTGGTTCTGCATAAAATATTTAAAAAAGAAGGCTTATATTTGTAA
- a CDS encoding polysaccharide deacetylase family protein, protein MRKISIFVILVLTVIFPSPAFSQVKVPVLIYHSIDAYTGHGEKELYVTPENFEKQLLYLKKQGYTPLTFEKWQELKHVKKPIFITFDDGYKNNLTILPIFQRAASPQFHPAATIFVISDFIGRPNRLSPADLKKFVDSGFFSIQSHTATHPDLTKTKNLSYELADSKRKIEAITSQPVIALAYPYGKVNSRVVEETKKNYTFGLSTIPKSFTESGQKNENYLIPRLYVTYSTTIEDFAKLLKES, encoded by the coding sequence ATGAGAAAAATTTCGATTTTTGTTATCTTAGTGCTAACTGTTATTTTCCCTTCCCCCGCTTTTAGCCAAGTGAAAGTGCCTGTCTTGATTTACCATTCTATTGATGCCTACACAGGCCACGGGGAAAAAGAACTGTATGTGACGCCTGAAAATTTTGAGAAACAACTTCTTTATCTTAAAAAGCAAGGATATACGCCGCTAACATTTGAAAAATGGCAGGAACTAAAGCATGTGAAAAAACCTATATTTATTACATTTGACGATGGATATAAAAATAATCTTACTATCTTGCCCATTTTTCAAAGAGCAGCCAGCCCTCAATTTCATCCAGCGGCTACAATTTTTGTGATTTCAGATTTTATCGGCCGTCCCAACCGTTTGTCGCCAGCGGATTTAAAAAAATTTGTTGATTCAGGATTTTTTTCTATTCAGTCTCATACCGCTACTCATCCGGATTTAACTAAGACGAAAAATTTATCCTACGAGCTAGCTGATTCAAAACGAAAAATTGAAGCCATTACGAGCCAGCCCGTTATTGCTCTTGCTTACCCTTACGGAAAGGTCAATAGCCGCGTAGTGGAAGAAACAAAAAAGAATTATACATTTGGCCTTTCAACGATTCCAAAATCTTTCACTGAGAGCGGACAAAAAAATGAAAACTATCTTATTCCCCGTCTTTACGTCACGTATTCTACAACGATTGAAGATTTTGCTAAGCTATTAAAAGAAAGCTAA
- a CDS encoding DUF421 domain-containing protein — MYKDIAIELICGFLALFIMLKLLGKTQFAQITPFDFITTLVLGNIVGDAALEKGVELTEILYSVLIWGLLIYAVTKLSQTFTGFRGILEGKPSMIIYKGKILYKELKKNNLDLNQLQHLMRQQGYFSLYEAEYVILETNGEVSVAPKHEFGPPTKNDLNIPYSQTNLPIALIMDGKVVPGNLKEANVDEKWLKKQLAIKKIKKYSEVFYAEWQQERGLEITKF, encoded by the coding sequence ATGTATAAAGATATTGCGATTGAACTGATATGTGGATTTTTAGCGCTATTTATTATGCTGAAGCTTTTAGGTAAGACGCAGTTTGCTCAAATCACCCCGTTTGACTTTATTACCACGCTTGTCCTGGGAAATATTGTGGGGGACGCAGCTCTTGAAAAAGGAGTAGAGTTAACTGAAATTCTTTATAGCGTTTTGATTTGGGGGCTTCTGATCTACGCAGTGACAAAGCTATCTCAAACCTTTACAGGATTTAGAGGGATTCTTGAAGGAAAGCCTTCAATGATTATTTATAAAGGGAAAATCCTTTATAAAGAGCTTAAGAAAAACAACTTGGACTTGAATCAGCTTCAGCATCTAATGAGACAGCAAGGGTATTTTTCACTGTATGAAGCAGAATACGTCATTTTAGAAACAAATGGAGAGGTGAGCGTCGCTCCTAAACACGAATTCGGCCCTCCGACGAAAAATGATTTAAATATCCCTTATTCTCAAACCAATTTACCTATTGCCTTAATCATGGATGGAAAAGTAGTGCCTGGTAATTTGAAAGAAGCAAACGTAGATGAAAAATGGTTGAAAAAACAGCTTGCAATCAAGAAAATTAAAAAATACAGCGAAGTTTTTTATGCTGAATGGCAGCAAGAGCGAGGACTAGAAATAACAAAATTCTAA